One genomic region from Plasmodium berghei ANKA genome assembly, chromosome: 4 encodes:
- a CDS encoding vesicle transport v-SNARE protein, putative — translation MIAYSEYLDEYTADLNTYLHKIKHLIYNIKNKQDYNKIREYITESEKCIKQITVETNSLPKGSHKIFEEINKYNSDLKKYKNILEKMDRDYYSEINDREYDLAKKYIEGTNFLDESERRAQDVEDMGYTIMSELTSQRATLLKTKRHVDETRHEQSRIKRIMLSIYNNKIIYKYLLIVIIILLAIANVGVIIYKIRR, via the exons atgatagcTTACTCAGAATATCTTGACGAATATACAGCAGACTTAAACAcatatttacataaaataaagcatttaatttataacattaaaa ataaacaggattataataaaattcgCGAATATATTACAGAGTCTGAAAAAtgt ATAAAACAAATCACCGTCGAAACGAATAGTTTACCAAAAGGAtctcataaaatatttgaagaA attaataaatataattcagacctaaaaaaatataaaaatattttagaaaaaatggATCGTGACTATTATTCTGAA ATTAACGACAGAGAATATGACTtagcaaaaaaatatattgagGGAACAAATTTCCTAGATGAATCTGAAag gAGAGCTCAAGATGTCGAAGATATGG GATATACAATAATGAGTGAATTAACCTCTCAAAGGGCTACACTTTTAAAAACTAAACGACAT gtTGATGAAACCAGACACGAACAAAGTAgaataaaaagaataatgttgagtatatataataacaagataatatataaatatttattgatagtaataataatattgttgGCAATAGCAAATGTTGGTGTTATCATTTACAAGATAAGGCGTTGA